Genomic segment of Parageobacillus genomosp. 1:
CAAAGCCGCCCAAAGGAGAGGGAATGTATGAAAGTTGTAGACATCAAGAATTTGACCAAGACTTATAAAAAGAACCGGGGAATTAAAAACCTTACATTTTCCATTGAGGAAGGAGAAATTTTTGGGTTTATCGGTCCGAACGGAGCAGGCAAGAGCACAACCATTCGAACACTGTTAAATTTCATTTATCCGACTAGCGGAAGTGCGACTATTTTCGGAAAGGATATTATCAAAGACTCAAAAGAAATAAGACAAAACGTGGGCTATTTGCCGTCTGAAGTCCATTATTATGATGATATGAAGGTGATCGACTTATTAAAATACTCAGCTGGCTTTTACAAAAAATTTAATTCGAAGAGAATGACCGAACTGGCGGAAAGGCTTGACTTGGATCTTAATAGAAAAATTGAGGATCTTTCATTTGGTAATCGAAAAAAGGTTGGGATTATCCAGGCGCTGTTGCATGAGCCAAAACTTCTTATTTTGGACGAACCGACAGGCGGACTCGACCCGCTGATGCAAAACACCTTTTTTGAACTTCTTGCAGAGGAAAGAAAGAAGGGAACAACGATCTTTTTCTCCTCCCATATTCTTTCTGAAGTGCAAAAGATGTGTGATCGGGTTGCCATTATTAAGGAAGGGGAGCTTGTTAAAGTAGAAACGATTGAAAATCTTACGAAGAAAAATTTGAAATATATCACAATTACATTTGAATAATCGGAACCAATAGACTTCCATCTGGAAGGAGTAGTGAAGAAAGAAGTAAACGGTAAAGAAATGACGCTGCTTTACAGCGGGGATATGAAGGCGCTTCTTAATAAATTAAATACCCTGCCGGTTCAGGATCTATTAATCGGAGAGCCGACTCTTGAAGAAGTATTTATGCATTACTATGAGAAGTGAGGGAGGGATATAGAAAATGATTTTTAAAAGAGAATTGAAACGAAATTTAAAATCATTGATCATTTGGTGCATCGTACTTAGCGGGCTTATTTTATTGACGTTAAGTATTTTTCCTCAGTTTGCACAGCAGCAAAAAGAAATGACAAAACTCCTTGAGGCCTATCCGGAATCGATTAAAAAAGCGTTTGGAATGAATGAGCTAAACATGGGAGATTTGATGGGGTTTTACGGGGTAGAAATTTACATGATGACTACCCTTTTGGGAAGCATATACTCAGCAATCCTTGCATCCAATATCCTTGCCAAGGAAGAAAATGAAAAAACGATTGAATTTTTACTGTCAAAGCCGATCACAAGAAGTAAAATCGTAACAGAAAAACTTTTGGCCGTTTTGGTAAATATTTTGATCTTTAACGGGGTGTCGACGATAGCAAGCATCATTGGATTTCAATTTGCAAAAGACACCGATGTTCCGACAGACACGTTTAGTTTGCTAATCGTCGCAACGTTTTTGCTTCATTTGACCTTCGGTGCAATTGCGTTTATGTTGTCATCAATCATGAAAAAAACGCGAAACATCCTTTCCATCTCACTTGGGATTGTCCTAGTTGCCTACTTTATGAATGTTTTGTCAGGGGTGTCGGAAGATTTAGAGGTTCTAAAATATTTTAGTCCGTTTAAATATGTGGACGCTGCCTCCATTATTAATAATAACGAGCTTGATCCTCTGTATATCTTTATTATGGCTGCGGTTATTTTGATTAGTATATTCACAGCATATATGGTATATAGAAAGAAAGATATTGCAGTCTAATAAGAGGTGTTAGAATTGTATTCAGCTTTTGAAAAGCAGCCGCAAGAAAAAAAGGACCTGATTATCAAAGTGGCCATCGAGGAATTTGTGAAGAATGGTTATGAAAAAACCTCTACAGATGTTATAACGAGCCGGGCGGGAATTTCCAAGGGGATCCTTTTCCATTATTTTAAGAGCAAGAAAAACTTATACCTTTATTTAGTGAATTATGTGAAGGACCTTCTTACGGAAAAAACAATGAAGGCGTTAAGAGAAATAAAATCTGATGATTTCTTTGAAAGGATCAAAGAAATCGTACTGACGAAACAAAAAGTGACGGCGCTGTATCTCCAAGAAACTCAGTTTATCATGGATGCCTTCACCAATCCTCCTGCTGCAGTAAAGGAGGAAATGGAAGAAATCATTAAAAAACACTACGAAACTTACCAGGGAGATTTTTTGCTGGAGCATGTTTATATTAAAGACCTTATCCAAACGGAAAAACTTAGAGAGGATATTTCCGTGGATACTGTTATCCGCATGACCATGTTAATCGCTGAACAGCTGTCTAATAAGTATTTGGCTCTATACAAAAATAAGCAAATTGATATCATTAATAGTACGGAGTCTATGATCAGGGAGCTGAATGATTATCTTAAGATTGTGAAATATGGAATCTATAAATCAGAATAGAATTTTTGCTTTCCTTTTCCGTGGCGTTTAGCTACGGGATTTTTGTATATTATTTTAAGATTTGTTGAAAATTATTTAAAAGTAAGACATTCTCAAGGTGTATTGCACAACAGATCAATATGTTGTAACCTTTTAGTTGTTTTTACAACGAAATACAACCGTTTATCTTCTTATCGAGAGAGGCGGAGGGACTGGCCCGAAGAAGTCTCGGCAGCGGACTCGGTTTCGAGTGCTGTGCCAAATCCAGCAAGCATTGTGCTTGAAAGATAAGAAGGGTTTCTTATATAGATACGTATAAGACCTCTTCTTATGTTCTGATAAG
This window contains:
- a CDS encoding ABC transporter permease subunit, which codes for MIFKRELKRNLKSLIIWCIVLSGLILLTLSIFPQFAQQQKEMTKLLEAYPESIKKAFGMNELNMGDLMGFYGVEIYMMTTLLGSIYSAILASNILAKEENEKTIEFLLSKPITRSKIVTEKLLAVLVNILIFNGVSTIASIIGFQFAKDTDVPTDTFSLLIVATFLLHLTFGAIAFMLSSIMKKTRNILSISLGIVLVAYFMNVLSGVSEDLEVLKYFSPFKYVDAASIINNNELDPLYIFIMAAVILISIFTAYMVYRKKDIAV
- a CDS encoding TetR/AcrR family transcriptional regulator, with the translated sequence MYSAFEKQPQEKKDLIIKVAIEEFVKNGYEKTSTDVITSRAGISKGILFHYFKSKKNLYLYLVNYVKDLLTEKTMKALREIKSDDFFERIKEIVLTKQKVTALYLQETQFIMDAFTNPPAAVKEEMEEIIKKHYETYQGDFLLEHVYIKDLIQTEKLREDISVDTVIRMTMLIAEQLSNKYLALYKNKQIDIINSTESMIRELNDYLKIVKYGIYKSE